In a genomic window of Chrysemys picta bellii isolate R12L10 chromosome 1, ASM1138683v2, whole genome shotgun sequence:
- the LOC101946909 gene encoding olfactory receptor 52E4-like: MSDSNTTNFTNPSMFILLGIPGLEAARLWISIPFCIMYAIAVLGNFTILFIVKREPSLHGPMFYFLCMLAITDLVMSTSTIPKMLSIFWFNSREISFSACLTQMYFVLSFSGMESGILVAMAFDRYVAICNPLRYSTILTNSAVAKIGLAVVLRSGILALPYPFLAMRWPYCRTNIIPHFYCGHIAVVKLACGDIRISSYYGLFDLFSQIGMDVFFISMSYTLILRAIFRLPTKDARLKTFGTCISHVSAILALYVPDFLSSLIHRFGHNVPLHFLLLITSLYYLVPPVLHPIIYGVRTKQIRDRLLQLFTHKWT, translated from the coding sequence ATGTCAGATTCGAACACAAccaacttcaccaacccctccatgTTCATCCTACTTGGCATTCCTGGCCTAGAGGCAGCCCgtctctggatctccatcccgTTCTGCATTATGTACGCCATAGCCgtgttggggaacttcaccatcctgtttaTCGTGAAGAGGGAGCCAAGCCTCCATGGACCCATGTTCTATTTCCTCTGTATGCTGGCCATCACCGACCTGGTCATGTCCACATCCACCatacccaaaatgctgagcatcttttggttcaattccagggagatcagtttcagtgcctgcctcacccagatgtattTCGTTCTCTCCTTCTCTGGGATGGAGTCTGGAATCctcgtggccatggcttttgatcgctacgtggccatctgcaatCCTCTGAGGTATTCCACAATCCTGACAAACTCTGCTGTGGCCAAGATAGGCCTGGCTGTGGTGCTGCGCAGTGGCATACTTGCATTACCTTATCCCTTCCTGGCCATGcggtggccatattgcagaaccaacattatCCCCCACTTCTATTGTGGGCATatagctgtggtgaagctggcctgtggtgacatccgcatcagtagttactatggcctGTTTGATCTTTTTTCTCAGATTGGAATGGACGTGTTTTTTATTTCCATGTCCTATACTCTGATCCTCCGGGCCATCTtccgcctccccacaaaggatgcccggctcaaaacttttgggacctgcatctCTCATGTTTCTGCCATCTTAGCTTTGTATGTCCCAGATTTCTTGTCCTCCCTCATTCATAGGTTTGGCCACAATGTGCCACTGCACTTCCTTCTTCTCATTACCAGTCTGTACTACCTGGTGCCCCCTGTGCTACACCCCATCATTtatggggtgaggaccaaacagatccgggacaggctgctccagctctttactCATAAATGGACCTAA